The following coding sequences lie in one Candidatus Eisenbacteria bacterium genomic window:
- the hemH gene encoding ferrochelatase, whose translation MLLLNLGGPDRLDAVRPFLTRLFSDREIIRLPGGPIGQYFIGRMIAMSRTKEVQENYEKIGGGSPIVRWSTLQGRGMCERLRDRGHDVEFALAMRYWNPTTDDALDELESKRADRLVALTLYPHYSMATTGSSVAELRRVMKRRRTKLPLTVIERWYDHPRYLAAMGALAQKALAAFPAEAKPTVLVSAHGLPQHFIDAGDPYCEHIAATMRGVLRFLPADLPHVLAYQSRVGPVPWIGPATEAVIDRLAHEGVRDILVIPISFVSDHIETLYEVDMLYGDQAKKLGIRTFRRAESLNDFPPFLDALADIVEPALAEEPSRVA comes from the coding sequence ATCCTCCTCCTCAATCTCGGCGGCCCCGACCGGCTGGACGCGGTGCGTCCCTTCCTGACGCGGCTCTTCAGCGACCGGGAGATCATCCGGCTTCCCGGCGGCCCGATCGGGCAGTACTTCATCGGGCGCATGATCGCCATGTCGAGGACGAAGGAGGTCCAGGAGAACTACGAGAAGATCGGCGGCGGCTCCCCCATCGTGCGCTGGAGCACGCTGCAGGGACGCGGCATGTGCGAGCGGCTCCGGGATCGCGGACACGACGTGGAGTTCGCGCTCGCGATGCGCTACTGGAATCCCACGACCGACGACGCGCTGGACGAGCTGGAGTCGAAGCGGGCCGACCGGCTGGTGGCGCTCACCTTGTATCCGCACTACTCCATGGCGACCACGGGATCGAGCGTGGCCGAGCTCCGGCGGGTGATGAAGCGCCGGCGCACGAAGCTCCCGCTGACCGTGATCGAGCGGTGGTACGACCACCCGCGGTACCTCGCGGCCATGGGCGCGCTGGCGCAGAAGGCCCTGGCGGCGTTCCCGGCGGAGGCGAAGCCCACCGTGCTGGTGAGCGCCCACGGGCTCCCGCAGCACTTCATCGACGCGGGGGACCCGTACTGCGAGCACATCGCGGCCACGATGCGCGGGGTCCTGAGATTCCTGCCCGCCGACCTGCCGCACGTGCTCGCGTATCAGAGCCGCGTGGGACCGGTGCCGTGGATCGGACCCGCGACCGAAGCGGTGATCGACCGGCTCGCCCATGAGGGCGTGCGCGACATCCTGGTGATCCCGATCAGCTTCGTCTCCGATCACATCGAGACGCTCTACGAGGTCGACATGCTGTACGGCGACCAGGCGAAGAAGCTCGGAATTCGAACGTTCCGGCGCGCCGAGTCGCTGAACGACTTCCCGCCGTTCCTGGATGCCCTCGCGGATATCGTCGAGCCCGCGCTTGCCGAAGAGCCCTCGCGCGTCGCGTGA
- the hemG gene encoding protoporphyrinogen oxidase, with protein sequence MRVLVIGAGIAGLAAAHAVRREAARRGINAEVQVLEASARSGGRVATIEEDGWLVEWAANGIQGIEPTAAPLLESLGLTAERVLARPESARRYVYRGGRLHLLPLSPPALLRFGGISPGARLRVFAEPFFATRHDKDETVHDFAVRHVGAEAATALVGTAVRGIFGGDARKLSLEAAFPVMREMERKHRSLVVAMIRGKRTPGGRALWTMRRGLEQLVRGLSDSLETAVRVGAPVLSLERRGEGSRAGWAAGLASGEKVEADAVIVAVPVSRAAALLRPLDRDLARALGSIPSASLGVVALGFRPEAFRRPPDGYGFLVAPGEPLEILGALCESNLWPGRAPEGRVLIRVMIGGSERPDLLTRSDADLTGLAMGALDRAWGLVSGPERTWVMRHPDAIPQYPVGHRARLGAIAGRLDLFPGLHLAGNGYRGVSVAALLEDAPRVAERVVERSA encoded by the coding sequence ATGCGGGTTCTCGTGATCGGCGCCGGCATCGCGGGACTCGCCGCGGCCCACGCGGTGAGGCGCGAGGCGGCACGGCGCGGAATCAACGCCGAGGTCCAGGTCCTGGAAGCATCGGCGCGCTCGGGCGGTCGGGTCGCCACGATCGAAGAGGATGGCTGGCTCGTGGAGTGGGCCGCGAACGGAATCCAGGGGATCGAGCCGACGGCGGCGCCTCTCCTCGAGAGCCTTGGCCTCACCGCGGAGCGCGTCCTGGCGCGGCCCGAGTCGGCCCGACGATACGTGTACCGCGGTGGCCGGCTGCACCTCCTTCCCCTTTCGCCCCCCGCGCTGTTGCGCTTTGGCGGAATCTCGCCAGGCGCGAGGCTTCGGGTCTTCGCCGAGCCCTTCTTCGCGACGCGGCACGACAAGGACGAGACGGTGCACGACTTCGCGGTGCGACACGTGGGCGCCGAAGCCGCCACCGCCCTCGTGGGAACCGCGGTGCGAGGGATCTTCGGCGGCGACGCGAGGAAGCTCTCGCTCGAGGCCGCCTTTCCGGTGATGCGCGAAATGGAGCGGAAGCACCGTTCCCTCGTGGTGGCGATGATCCGCGGGAAGAGGACTCCCGGAGGGCGCGCGCTCTGGACGATGCGGCGAGGGCTCGAGCAGCTCGTGCGCGGACTCTCCGACTCGCTGGAGACCGCGGTTCGGGTGGGAGCTCCGGTGCTCTCGCTCGAACGCAGGGGCGAGGGCTCGCGCGCCGGATGGGCCGCGGGACTCGCGAGCGGCGAGAAGGTCGAGGCGGACGCCGTGATCGTGGCCGTGCCCGTCTCGAGAGCGGCCGCGCTGCTCCGCCCCCTGGATCGCGACCTCGCGCGCGCGCTCGGGTCGATCCCGTCGGCGAGCCTGGGCGTCGTGGCGCTGGGATTCCGGCCGGAGGCGTTTCGCCGGCCGCCGGACGGCTACGGGTTCCTGGTCGCTCCCGGCGAGCCGCTCGAGATCCTGGGAGCGCTCTGCGAGAGCAATCTGTGGCCGGGCCGCGCGCCCGAGGGGCGAGTGCTGATCCGCGTCATGATCGGCGGGTCGGAACGTCCCGACCTCCTCACGCGCAGCGACGCGGATCTCACGGGGCTCGCGATGGGCGCGCTGGACCGCGCGTGGGGTCTCGTGAGCGGGCCGGAGCGAACGTGGGTGATGCGTCACCCGGACGCGATTCCGCAGTATCCGGTGGGGCATCGCGCGCGTCTCGGCGCGATCGCGGGAAGGCTCGATCTGTTTCCCGGCCTGCACCTGGCGGGGAACGGATACCGAGGAGTGTCGGTCGCGGCGCTGCTCGAGGACGCGCCGCGGGTGGCGGAGCGGGTGGTGGAGCGGTCGGCCTAG
- a CDS encoding cytochrome c oxidase subunit 3 codes for MSTVTSAAALGPRSRPALPPQDAAGRTGMMLFLFSEGMLFAALVSAFVVLSAGAPSWPPPGQPRLPVAMTAGNALLLLLSGWTMLRSVGEARRGGAALVRWITATLLLGGAFLAGQGIEWARLLGYGVSSQASVYGATFYAVVGIHAAHVVAALIVLAVSLRRSRRGTYTPQRHEGLVLCSWFWLFVVLVWPVLYLLLYQPWS; via the coding sequence ATGTCTACGGTGACTAGCGCCGCCGCGCTCGGCCCGCGATCCCGTCCGGCCCTCCCGCCCCAGGACGCCGCCGGACGCACGGGGATGATGCTCTTCCTCTTCTCCGAGGGGATGCTCTTCGCCGCGCTCGTGAGCGCGTTCGTGGTGCTCTCGGCAGGCGCGCCCTCGTGGCCGCCGCCGGGGCAGCCGCGGCTTCCGGTCGCCATGACCGCTGGGAACGCGCTCCTCCTGCTCCTCTCGGGGTGGACGATGCTCCGCTCGGTCGGGGAGGCTCGCCGCGGGGGCGCGGCGCTCGTGAGGTGGATCACGGCGACGCTGCTCCTCGGTGGCGCGTTCCTGGCGGGGCAGGGAATCGAGTGGGCGCGCCTTCTGGGCTACGGCGTGTCAAGCCAGGCGAGCGTCTACGGAGCCACGTTCTACGCGGTCGTGGGAATCCACGCGGCACACGTCGTGGCCGCGCTCATCGTGCTCGCCGTAAGCCTGCGGCGCTCGCGCCGGGGAACGTACACGCCGCAACGACACGAAGGGCTCGTCCTCTGCTCGTGGTTCTGGCTCTTCGTCGTCCTGGTGTGGCCGGTTCTCTACCTGCTGCTCTACCAGCCTTGGTCGTGA
- a CDS encoding cytochrome C oxidase subunit IV family protein, which translates to MTSDTSPGSTPAAVAAAAPAADDHDAAHRVPYARIYWILVGALVVSLLFAFLEHHLLAASLIFAVAIVKAALVAGYYMHLKFEPRYVVLVVVAGIACLFILFGGLLLDIVHVYGD; encoded by the coding sequence ATGACTTCCGACACCTCGCCCGGCTCCACCCCGGCCGCCGTCGCCGCGGCCGCGCCTGCGGCGGACGACCACGACGCCGCGCACCGCGTCCCGTACGCCCGGATCTACTGGATCCTCGTCGGGGCGCTCGTCGTGTCGCTCCTGTTCGCGTTCCTCGAGCACCATCTCCTCGCCGCGTCGCTCATCTTCGCGGTGGCGATCGTGAAGGCGGCGCTGGTCGCGGGCTATTACATGCACCTCAAGTTCGAGCCGCGCTACGTCGTGCTCGTGGTCGTTGCGGGGATCGCCTGCCTCTTCATCCTGTTCGGCGGTCTCCTGCTCGACATCGTCCATGTCTACGGTGACTAG
- a CDS encoding cytochrome c oxidase subunit 3, producing the protein MSDGATATAAPAAQTAAAHADPHGSVERAATTVPTGRLGIWWFLASEIVIFGGLVTCYVLFRLRHPEWGELAAHTLTPAGAVNTFVLLTSSLTIVLAHDAAARGKHRLASQAMMQTLFCGAIFMGIKAFEYGHEIAQGFTPVAGLFWSFYYSMTGLHALHVLGGMVAIYALQRSVARGEHLRRVEYVGIYWHFVDIVWIFLFPLLYLASRG; encoded by the coding sequence ATGAGCGACGGCGCGACCGCCACCGCCGCGCCGGCCGCGCAGACCGCTGCGGCGCACGCGGACCCCCATGGGTCCGTGGAGCGCGCGGCCACCACCGTTCCGACCGGCAGGCTCGGGATCTGGTGGTTCCTCGCGTCCGAGATCGTGATCTTCGGCGGGCTCGTGACCTGCTACGTCCTCTTCCGGCTCCGGCATCCCGAGTGGGGCGAGCTGGCCGCGCATACGCTCACGCCCGCGGGCGCCGTGAACACGTTCGTCCTCCTGACGAGCAGCCTCACCATCGTGCTCGCGCACGACGCCGCGGCGCGGGGGAAGCACCGCCTCGCGTCCCAGGCGATGATGCAGACGCTCTTCTGCGGCGCGATCTTCATGGGGATCAAGGCGTTCGAGTACGGCCACGAGATCGCGCAGGGCTTCACGCCGGTCGCGGGGCTCTTCTGGTCCTTCTACTACTCCATGACGGGGCTCCACGCGCTCCACGTGCTGGGCGGCATGGTCGCGATCTACGCGCTCCAGAGGAGCGTGGCGCGCGGGGAGCATCTGCGCCGCGTCGAGTACGTGGGAATCTACTGGCACTTCGTCGACATCGTGTGGATCTTCCTCTTCCCGCTCCTCTACCTGGCCTCCCGAGGGTGA
- a CDS encoding cbb3-type cytochrome c oxidase subunit I, with the protein MNPVAEAPAIRRPAPPAPAAHGGDDAHGGHHEPESFWRRYVFSTDHKMIAKQYLFTGVFMALVGGFLAQLMRVQLASPGAEIPGMGAMHAGQYNTYVTMHGTTMIFWVAMPLLLGAFGNFLIPLMIGAKDMAFPRLNMLSYWTFALSTVVLLGSFFVPGGASPVGWTAYPPLSANPQYSGNVWGVHLWILAVALEMVAFLMGGINYITTAINLRAPGMRMKDLPLILWMQIVASVIFLFSAGPLVAGAVMLLLDRTAGTGFYNPAAGGDPLLFQHLFWFFGHPEVYVLLLPGLGIVAEILPVFSRKPVFGYKMILWSTIATGLLSFVVWAHHQFVSGIDPRLAAPFSLTTILISVPVAVTLFSFIATLWKGSIEFTTAMLFALGMIAVFLIGGVTGILNGSAAADIYIHDTYFVVAHFHYALIPPVFFGFFAGIYYWYPKMFGRMMNETLGKLHFWGTTIFVNVTFLPMFVMGLRGYPRRVYDPTQFSSLGDMTLMQILATVGTAGLLLSQVPLLINFFGSLRWGKVAGPNPWRANTLEWAAPSPPPHGNFAAQPSVYRWPYEYSAPGRAEDWHPQHLPSGAAAEGSRS; encoded by the coding sequence ATGAATCCCGTCGCCGAAGCGCCGGCCATCCGGCGCCCCGCACCCCCCGCTCCCGCGGCGCACGGCGGGGACGACGCCCACGGCGGACACCACGAGCCCGAGAGCTTCTGGCGCCGGTACGTGTTCTCGACCGATCACAAGATGATCGCGAAGCAGTACCTCTTCACCGGCGTCTTCATGGCGCTGGTCGGAGGCTTCCTCGCGCAGCTCATGCGCGTCCAGCTCGCCAGTCCCGGGGCGGAGATCCCCGGCATGGGGGCGATGCACGCGGGGCAGTACAACACCTACGTCACGATGCACGGCACCACCATGATCTTCTGGGTGGCGATGCCGCTCCTCCTCGGCGCGTTCGGAAACTTCCTGATCCCGCTCATGATCGGGGCGAAGGACATGGCGTTCCCGCGCCTCAACATGCTCTCGTACTGGACGTTCGCCCTCTCGACCGTGGTCCTCCTGGGGTCCTTCTTCGTGCCGGGCGGGGCGTCGCCGGTCGGATGGACCGCGTATCCGCCCCTCTCCGCGAACCCGCAGTACTCGGGGAACGTCTGGGGCGTCCACCTCTGGATCCTGGCGGTGGCGCTCGAGATGGTCGCGTTCCTGATGGGGGGCATCAACTACATCACGACGGCGATCAACCTGCGCGCGCCGGGGATGCGGATGAAGGACCTGCCGCTCATCCTCTGGATGCAGATCGTCGCATCGGTCATCTTCCTCTTCTCGGCCGGGCCGCTCGTCGCGGGAGCGGTGATGCTCCTCCTCGACCGCACGGCCGGGACCGGGTTCTACAACCCCGCGGCCGGAGGGGACCCGCTCCTCTTCCAGCACCTCTTCTGGTTCTTCGGCCATCCCGAGGTGTACGTGCTCCTCCTTCCGGGGCTCGGCATCGTGGCGGAGATCTTGCCGGTGTTCAGCCGGAAGCCCGTGTTCGGGTACAAGATGATCCTCTGGTCCACGATCGCGACGGGGCTCCTCTCCTTCGTCGTGTGGGCGCACCACCAGTTCGTGAGCGGCATCGACCCGAGGCTCGCGGCGCCGTTCAGCCTCACCACGATCCTGATCTCCGTGCCGGTCGCCGTGACGCTCTTCTCGTTCATCGCGACGCTCTGGAAGGGATCGATCGAGTTCACGACCGCGATGCTCTTCGCGCTCGGGATGATCGCGGTCTTCCTGATCGGAGGCGTGACGGGGATCCTGAACGGCTCGGCCGCTGCGGACATCTACATCCACGACACGTACTTCGTGGTGGCCCACTTCCACTACGCGCTGATCCCGCCCGTCTTCTTCGGCTTCTTCGCCGGGATCTACTACTGGTATCCGAAGATGTTCGGCCGGATGATGAACGAGACCCTCGGGAAGCTGCACTTCTGGGGGACGACGATCTTCGTCAACGTGACCTTCCTCCCCATGTTCGTCATGGGGCTCCGCGGGTATCCGCGGCGCGTGTACGACCCCACCCAGTTCTCCTCGCTCGGCGACATGACCCTCATGCAGATCCTCGCCACGGTGGGGACGGCGGGCCTGCTCCTCTCGCAGGTGCCGCTCCTGATCAACTTCTTCGGGAGTCTCCGGTGGGGGAAGGTCGCGGGACCGAATCCCTGGCGCGCGAACACGCTCGAGTGGGCGGCGCCCTCGCCGCCTCCCCACGGGAACTTCGCGGCCCAGCCGTCGGTCTATCGCTGGCCCTACGAGTACAGCGCTCCGGGGCGCGCCGAGGACTGGCACCCGCAGCACCTGCCCTCGGGCGCCGCCGCCGAAGGGAGCCGGTCATGA
- the coxB gene encoding cytochrome c oxidase subunit II — MPDWLPVAASTYAKDIDGLIWLITAIVGVWFVIAEVVLFYLIFRYRRRAGVKPEYVDGSRKKQIAWILVPCAAILACDLVIDAASARVWDEMKLTNPKPHMTVRVDGRQWAWDLTNPGPDRVLDTSDDITLLNELHVPAGEVVRFELRSRDTLHSLWVPELRLKQDAVPGRTFRGWFEATRPGEYGILCAELCGVAHGVMKGTLIVHESSGYENWLRSAQAQAPAAAAPAPATAPATAPATVPATAPAGGSVAR, encoded by the coding sequence ATGCCCGACTGGCTTCCCGTAGCCGCGTCCACGTACGCGAAGGACATCGACGGACTCATCTGGCTCATCACCGCGATCGTGGGCGTCTGGTTCGTGATCGCCGAGGTCGTCCTCTTCTACCTGATCTTCCGGTATCGCCGCCGCGCCGGGGTGAAGCCCGAGTACGTCGACGGCTCCCGCAAGAAGCAGATCGCGTGGATCCTCGTCCCCTGCGCCGCGATCCTGGCGTGCGACCTCGTCATCGACGCCGCGAGCGCGCGCGTGTGGGACGAGATGAAGCTGACCAACCCCAAGCCCCACATGACCGTCCGCGTGGACGGGCGGCAGTGGGCGTGGGATCTCACGAATCCGGGCCCCGACCGGGTGCTCGACACTTCGGACGACATCACCCTCCTGAACGAGCTCCACGTGCCCGCGGGCGAGGTGGTCCGGTTCGAGCTTCGCTCGCGCGACACGCTCCACTCGCTCTGGGTCCCCGAGCTTCGCTTGAAGCAGGACGCGGTTCCAGGGCGCACCTTTCGGGGCTGGTTCGAAGCGACGCGTCCCGGAGAGTACGGAATCCTGTGCGCCGAGCTCTGCGGCGTGGCGCACGGCGTGATGAAGGGGACGCTCATCGTGCATGAATCGAGTGGGTACGAGAACTGGCTGCGGTCGGCCCAGGCTCAGGCTCCGGCCGCTGCGGCCCCGGCCCCGGCAACGGCCCCGGCGACAGCCCCGGCAACGGTTCCGGCAACGGCTCCGGCCGGAGGGAGCGTGGCCCGATGA
- a CDS encoding class I SAM-dependent methyltransferase — protein MVEKHAVFDGTIPQYYDTHLGPMFFEPYARDLAGRPEVKAGGSVLEVACGTGRVTRLLRERLPAGVHITATDLNDAMLDYARGRFTEAPALTWRQADAAALPFPDGSYDAVVCQFGYMFVPEKETAMREARRVLRPGGALYFNVWDRLEENDIARTSHETIASFFPENPPQFYSVPFGFHDAGRIRTMLEGAGFEGVRIETLSEESRSPSARDAALGLIRGNPVGTDIKERGTVPIETVIDAVERAIRERFGDPPRARMRAHVVTARA, from the coding sequence GTGGTGGAGAAGCACGCCGTCTTCGACGGAACGATCCCGCAGTACTACGACACGCACCTCGGGCCCATGTTCTTCGAGCCCTACGCGCGGGACCTGGCCGGACGGCCGGAGGTGAAGGCCGGCGGCTCCGTGCTCGAGGTCGCCTGCGGCACGGGCCGGGTGACGAGACTCCTCCGGGAGCGGCTGCCCGCCGGCGTCCACATCACGGCCACCGATCTGAACGACGCCATGCTGGACTACGCGCGCGGGCGTTTCACGGAAGCCCCGGCGCTCACGTGGCGTCAGGCCGACGCGGCCGCCCTCCCGTTCCCGGACGGATCCTACGACGCGGTCGTCTGCCAGTTCGGGTACATGTTCGTGCCCGAGAAGGAGACGGCGATGCGGGAGGCCCGCCGCGTGCTCCGGCCCGGCGGGGCGCTCTACTTCAACGTGTGGGACCGGCTGGAGGAGAACGACATCGCCCGCACGTCGCACGAGACGATCGCCTCGTTCTTTCCGGAGAACCCGCCGCAATTCTACTCCGTGCCCTTCGGATTCCACGACGCCGGGCGGATCCGGACGATGCTGGAAGGGGCCGGATTCGAGGGCGTGCGGATCGAGACGCTGTCCGAGGAGAGCCGCTCCCCCTCGGCGCGCGACGCGGCGCTCGGTCTCATCCGGGGCAATCCGGTGGGAACCGACATCAAGGAGCGGGGCACCGTTCCGATCGAGACCGTCATCGACGCGGTCGAGCGCGCCATCCGGGAGCGGTTCGGAGATCCTCCCCGGGCCCGCATGCGAGCCCACGTGGTCACCGCCCGGGCGTAG
- the queD gene encoding 6-carboxytetrahydropterin synthase QueD: protein MNVRLTRAFTFEAAHLLPKAPEGHKCRRLHGHSFRVEVTVEGPVDPETGWFLDYGDIKSAVRPIRDELDHRYLNEISGLENATSEVLCAWIWERLKPRLPSLARVVVHETCEARCEYDGT from the coding sequence ATGAACGTCCGTCTGACCCGCGCCTTCACGTTCGAGGCCGCGCACCTCCTGCCGAAGGCTCCGGAAGGTCACAAGTGCCGCCGCCTGCACGGGCACTCCTTCCGCGTGGAGGTGACCGTCGAAGGGCCGGTGGATCCCGAGACCGGCTGGTTCCTCGACTATGGGGACATCAAGAGCGCCGTGCGGCCGATTCGCGACGAGCTGGATCATCGCTATCTGAACGAGATTTCCGGGCTGGAGAACGCCACGTCGGAGGTCCTCTGCGCGTGGATCTGGGAACGGTTGAAACCACGTCTTCCTTCGCTCGCGCGCGTCGTCGTGCACGAGACGTGCGAGGCTCGCTGCGAGTACGACGGAACCTGA
- a CDS encoding 7-carboxy-7-deazaguanine synthase QueE, producing MPELPPFRVNEIFLSVQGEGLHVGERTVFVRFYGCPLRCVWCDQPEALTHTGVGRFTAMTPETVRDRVLAFPHVRRVCLTGGEPVIAPRESLLWLVRELRGAGYWISVETSGARVVDELLERIDYWTIAPKPRSAQTFEGDVVEAQAPALRRLLGVPEERRQLKFVIQSREDVEDAVGILNALEYRGPVVLQPEHGAGDGRRIFEWWPWDRYPEARLIPQTHKAVGLH from the coding sequence GTGCCGGAACTTCCACCGTTTCGAGTCAACGAGATCTTCCTCTCGGTCCAGGGCGAGGGGCTCCACGTCGGGGAGCGGACGGTGTTCGTCCGCTTCTACGGGTGCCCCCTGCGCTGCGTCTGGTGCGATCAGCCCGAGGCGTTGACGCACACCGGCGTCGGCCGGTTCACCGCCATGACCCCGGAAACGGTGCGCGACCGGGTGCTCGCGTTCCCCCACGTCCGGCGGGTGTGCCTGACCGGAGGCGAACCCGTGATCGCGCCCCGGGAGTCGCTGCTCTGGCTCGTCCGGGAGCTGCGTGGGGCGGGGTACTGGATCTCGGTCGAGACGAGCGGGGCCCGCGTCGTCGACGAGCTGCTCGAGCGGATCGACTACTGGACCATCGCGCCCAAACCCCGGAGCGCCCAGACGTTCGAGGGAGACGTGGTCGAGGCGCAGGCGCCCGCGCTCCGGCGGCTCCTCGGCGTTCCGGAAGAGCGCCGGCAGCTCAAGTTCGTGATCCAGTCGCGAGAGGACGTCGAGGACGCCGTGGGCATCCTGAACGCGCTCGAGTACCGCGGCCCCGTCGTGCTCCAGCCGGAGCACGGCGCCGGGGACGGCAGGCGGATCTTCGAGTGGTGGCCCTGGGACCGGTACCCCGAGGCGCGGCTCATCCCCCAGACGCACAAGGCCGTGGGACTCCATTGA
- a CDS encoding sterol desaturase family protein has product MKKANYGNLPINHSPEPIRLFKSDFLEFFTHIHPGVVLLLFVPVVGYFLYASIASGAGLIVPVLSGFLGGLFLWTLAEYLLHRFLFHYEPTEPMLQRVWYLIHGVHHEQPQCKTRLVMPPILSIPLAVAHYVLFYLVFGVVLGARQWVGPLFAGLLTGYLVYDMTHYATHHLTMKWGILKFLKRYHLLHHYKTPDDRFGISSPLWDFVFGTRPKGS; this is encoded by the coding sequence ATGAAGAAGGCCAACTACGGGAACCTCCCCATCAATCACAGTCCGGAGCCCATCCGGCTGTTCAAGTCCGACTTCCTCGAGTTCTTCACCCACATCCACCCCGGGGTCGTGCTCCTGCTCTTCGTGCCCGTGGTGGGGTATTTTCTCTACGCGTCCATCGCGAGCGGAGCGGGGCTGATCGTCCCGGTGCTCTCCGGTTTCCTGGGCGGACTCTTCCTGTGGACGCTCGCGGAGTACCTGCTCCACCGCTTCCTCTTCCACTACGAGCCGACGGAGCCGATGTTGCAGCGCGTGTGGTACCTGATCCACGGCGTGCACCACGAGCAGCCCCAGTGCAAGACGCGGCTCGTCATGCCCCCGATCCTGAGCATCCCGCTCGCGGTCGCGCACTACGTGCTCTTCTACCTGGTGTTCGGCGTCGTGCTCGGTGCCCGGCAGTGGGTGGGGCCGCTCTTCGCGGGACTTCTCACGGGCTACCTGGTCTACGACATGACCCACTACGCGACACACCATCTCACGATGAAGTGGGGCATCCTCAAGTTCCTCAAGCGCTACCACCTGCTGCATCACTACAAGACTCCCGACGATCGGTTCGGGATCAGCTCCCCGCTCTGGGACTTCGTGTTCGGCACTCGTCCAAAGGGATCCTGA
- a CDS encoding ABC transporter permease, giving the protein MGVIESIVERVRAILITVQDFTIFAASTLRACVSPPFYGREITHQLFFAGIGSLLIVVLSSAVAGQALAIQLARELAASGAKAQLGHFMVISVVRALGPVLVGMVVASRMSAGITAELAAMRATDQLDALVAFGSDPMKRLVVPRLVALTVALPALTVIGDTLAVLGGGLVGMQYHITWETYTNGVLKYLTPKNILVGMIKPFLFAIMIVIVACWKGFRSEGGAKGVGVSTTESVVISSVGILVLDGVLTRLVFKLLHW; this is encoded by the coding sequence ATGGGGGTGATCGAGAGCATCGTCGAGCGGGTCCGCGCGATCCTGATCACGGTCCAGGACTTCACGATCTTCGCCGCATCCACCCTGCGCGCCTGCGTCTCCCCTCCCTTCTACGGGCGGGAGATCACGCATCAGCTCTTCTTCGCGGGGATCGGCTCCCTGTTGATCGTGGTCCTCTCGTCGGCCGTGGCCGGGCAGGCCCTGGCGATCCAGCTGGCGCGGGAGCTGGCCGCGTCGGGCGCGAAGGCCCAGCTCGGCCACTTCATGGTGATCTCGGTCGTGCGGGCGCTCGGCCCGGTGCTCGTCGGCATGGTCGTGGCATCCCGGATGTCCGCGGGCATCACGGCGGAGCTGGCCGCGATGCGCGCGACCGATCAGCTCGACGCGCTCGTGGCGTTCGGGTCGGATCCCATGAAGCGGCTCGTGGTGCCGAGGCTCGTCGCGTTGACGGTGGCGCTCCCGGCCCTGACCGTGATCGGCGACACGCTGGCGGTCCTGGGGGGCGGGTTGGTCGGCATGCAGTACCATATCACCTGGGAGACGTACACGAACGGCGTGCTCAAGTACCTGACCCCGAAGAACATCCTCGTGGGCATGATCAAACCGTTCCTCTTCGCGATCATGATCGTGATCGTCGCGTGCTGGAAGGGGTTCCGCTCCGAAGGAGGGGCGAAAGGCGTGGGAGTGTCGACGACCGAGTCGGTGGTCATCTCGTCCGTGGGGATCCTCGTCCTGGACGGCGTGCTGACGCGGCTCGTGTTCAAGCTCCTGCACTGGTGA